In Candidatus Cloacimonadota bacterium, one DNA window encodes the following:
- a CDS encoding valine--tRNA ligase, whose protein sequence is MKQMKKVYNPKEIESKWYKFWQEKNLFNAEINPKKKSYTIVIPPPNVTGILHMGHVLNNTLQDIMIRYKKLQGYETLWLPGTDHAGIATQNVVERELANEGKTRYDIGRGELVKLIWKWREEKGDRIIEQLKKLGASCDWRRERFTMDEGLSNAVREIFIRLYKKGLIYKGKYIINWCPRCETALSDDEVDYEELESYLWYIKYPVKNRTNEFVTVATTRPETMLGDTAVAVNPKDERYKHLIGEKVIIPLVEREVPIISDDYVEKEFGTGGVKVTPAHDPNDFKMGLRHNLEQILIMDEKAVMNRNAGIDYEGMNRFECREKVVEDLKERKLLEKTEKYSHSIGYCYRCHTVIEPYLSNQWFVKMKPLANKAIKVVREGKIKFQPSPWEKVYYNWMENIRDWCISRQIWWGHRIPAYYCDKCGEMFVAKQAPDKCTKCNGDKFTQDPDVLDTWFSSWLWPFSTMGWPEKTKELNYFYPTDLLVTDPGIIFFWVARMIMASMEFMKKIPFKNVFLHGMVLDEKSRKMSKSLGNSPDPIDVIEKFGADALRFSMVFNTPKGNDVVYTDSLIETGRNFANKIWNAARFAITNAENIAGMPEPEDMTIDLADRWILHRLHTVIYEISKAYDEYRFNDAAHILYNFFWNDYCAWYLEIIKDRFYHSDDISIKRTA, encoded by the coding sequence ATGAAACAGATGAAGAAAGTCTATAATCCAAAAGAGATTGAATCAAAATGGTATAAATTCTGGCAAGAAAAAAATTTATTTAATGCAGAGATTAATCCCAAGAAAAAGTCTTATACAATTGTGATACCACCTCCAAATGTAACTGGAATTTTGCATATGGGACATGTTCTTAATAATACTTTGCAAGATATTATGATTCGCTATAAAAAATTGCAAGGATATGAAACTCTGTGGCTGCCAGGAACTGACCATGCTGGTATTGCAACTCAAAATGTAGTGGAAAGGGAATTAGCAAATGAAGGCAAAACTCGTTACGATATTGGCAGAGGAGAACTTGTAAAACTTATCTGGAAATGGCGTGAGGAAAAAGGGGATAGAATTATTGAACAGTTGAAGAAATTAGGAGCAAGCTGTGATTGGCGACGAGAAAGATTTACAATGGATGAAGGTCTTTCAAATGCTGTTCGGGAAATTTTTATCCGTCTCTATAAAAAAGGATTAATATACAAAGGGAAATATATTATAAATTGGTGTCCAAGATGTGAAACTGCTTTATCAGATGATGAAGTTGATTATGAAGAGCTGGAATCCTACCTCTGGTATATCAAATATCCTGTTAAAAATAGAACAAACGAATTTGTAACTGTAGCAACAACCAGACCAGAAACAATGCTGGGAGATACTGCAGTTGCAGTTAATCCAAAAGATGAAAGATATAAACATTTGATAGGTGAGAAAGTTATCATTCCGCTTGTTGAGCGAGAAGTTCCAATAATTTCTGATGATTATGTTGAGAAGGAATTTGGAACCGGAGGTGTAAAAGTAACTCCCGCACATGACCCAAATGATTTTAAAATGGGATTGCGTCATAATTTAGAACAGATTTTAATTATGGATGAAAAAGCCGTTATGAATAGAAATGCTGGTATTGACTATGAGGGAATGAATCGTTTTGAATGCAGAGAAAAGGTTGTAGAAGATTTAAAAGAAAGAAAATTACTTGAGAAAACTGAGAAATATTCTCATAGTATCGGATATTGTTATAGGTGTCATACTGTTATTGAGCCATATCTTTCAAATCAGTGGTTTGTAAAGATGAAACCTTTAGCAAATAAGGCAATTAAAGTGGTAAGAGAAGGTAAAATAAAATTTCAACCATCTCCCTGGGAAAAGGTTTATTATAATTGGATGGAAAATATTCGTGATTGGTGTATCTCTCGGCAAATCTGGTGGGGGCATCGTATTCCTGCCTATTATTGTGATAAATGTGGTGAAATGTTTGTTGCAAAACAGGCTCCTGATAAATGTACAAAATGCAATGGAGATAAGTTCACCCAAGACCCAGATGTATTGGATACATGGTTTTCTTCCTGGCTTTGGCCCTTTTCCACAATGGGTTGGCCCGAAAAAACAAAAGAACTAAATTATTTCTATCCGACAGATTTATTGGTTACAGACCCTGGAATTATTTTCTTCTGGGTTGCGAGGATGATAATGGCCTCAATGGAATTTATGAAAAAGATTCCATTCAAAAATGTGTTCCTTCACGGAATGGTTCTAGATGAAAAATCAAGAAAAATGAGTAAATCTTTGGGAAATTCTCCAGATCCGATTGATGTGATTGAAAAATTTGGTGCAGATGCTTTGCGTTTTAGTATGGTATTTAATACTCCTAAAGGTAATGATGTCGTTTATACTGATTCTCTTATTGAAACAGGCAGGAATTTCGCAAATAAAATTTGGAATGCTGCAAGGTTCGCAATAACAAATGCAGAGAATATTGCCGGAATGCCTGAACCAGAAGATATGACAATAGATTTAGCTGACAGATGGATATTACACCGCTTACATACAGTTATTTATGAGATATCAAAAGCTTATGATGAATATAGATTTAATGATGCTGCTCATATACTATACAACTTTTTCTGGAATGACTATTGTGCTTGGTATCTTGAAATTATTAAGGATAGATTTTATCATTCTGATGATATTTCAATAAAAAGAACTGCTAA
- a CDS encoding RNA polymerase sigma factor RpoD/SigA — MENPAEDKGLQKYLSDIADIPILSREEEKQLIIKAQNGDQSAMNKLIESNLKFVVRVASKFQGKGLTLSELISEGNIGLIKAIKRFDVKRNTKLITYAVWWIQQAIQYAIYEKNRLIRIPAKTLSTLSKIESAKQKHRASEGDEASLKELAKEVNIKEKKAQDLIAQQTDIISLDEITYSKRNLSGLREYPDALSRIRARKITDTSLQENQDDPKKIYYRKKIKEKINKKISKLSPRDAHIIKEYFGFGEDDKGKNFAQIARELGLSRERVRQIFKKI; from the coding sequence ATGGAAAACCCTGCAGAAGATAAAGGCTTACAAAAGTATCTTTCAGATATTGCAGATATACCAATTCTATCAAGAGAAGAAGAGAAACAATTGATTATAAAGGCACAAAACGGTGACCAATCCGCAATGAATAAGCTAATAGAAAGTAATCTAAAGTTTGTCGTAAGAGTCGCAAGCAAATTTCAAGGCAAGGGATTGACTCTTTCCGAACTAATTAGTGAAGGGAATATCGGACTTATAAAGGCAATTAAAAGATTTGATGTAAAACGAAATACAAAACTTATAACCTATGCGGTATGGTGGATTCAGCAGGCTATCCAGTATGCTATTTATGAAAAGAATAGATTGATAAGGATTCCTGCAAAAACTTTATCAACTCTTAGTAAGATTGAATCTGCGAAACAAAAACATCGTGCATCTGAAGGCGATGAGGCAAGCCTTAAAGAATTAGCAAAAGAGGTTAATATTAAGGAGAAAAAGGCTCAAGATTTAATTGCTCAACAAACTGATATTATATCTCTTGATGAAATTACTTACTCAAAAAGAAATCTCAGCGGACTCAGAGAATATCCAGATGCGTTATCAAGAATTAGGGCTCGTAAAATAACCGACACAAGCCTTCAAGAAAATCAAGATGACCCTAAAAAGATTTACTATAGAAAGAAAATTAAAGAAAAAATCAATAAAAAAATTAGTAAGCTCAGTCCAAGAGATGCACATATAATAAAGGAATATTTTGGATTCGGTGAAGATGATAAAGGAAAAAATTTTGCTCAAATTGCAAGAGAGTTAGGATTATCACGAGAAAGAGTTCGTCAAATTTTTAAAAAGATC